One genomic region from Phycodurus eques isolate BA_2022a chromosome 16, UOR_Pequ_1.1, whole genome shotgun sequence encodes:
- the anapc2 gene encoding anaphase-promoting complex subunit 2 isoform X3, with product MDEVLMESAEFSGCDAQLGVAEAWESVTAALMSPGCGLEDQKLSACLEVLCGQGAAQLLASWLLEALQMRLSSSVVPEFWCGLKQVENEVEERGRVWSLLTAFRTLLERLQPFLVGLERLGAWQDEGMEGLCGPGPRGLRERAFTIIRGLLLFPPSQLLQERVLDFYSRTFSVYMNRKGDGKGHTEGSEGPEGGACCGCGVPAEDCWCQEALEHLKELSHILSRVELLEWVSCDAVTSILHRLIEQWLEQHCRGEYERSFLDDFQEWLELVVGWLGQVFSSQEVLDDRPGSEPAGPAVPGSLASAGSVLKQWRCHMHQFFCRIYVNMRIEELFSIIRDMLSLSDFPESKAAIEDLKFCLERTNQRQQLLTSLKSTFENRLLHPGVHTSDILTVYISAIKTLRELDPSMVVLQVACQPIRKYLRTREDTVRQIVDGLTGDAVTGCTDLASELCRGDPVTLEMQDSDEEGGDPEGWTPDPTDAVADKSGSKRRSSDIISLLVSIYGSKDIFISEYRAVLADRLLHHNYNTAREIRNVELLKLRFGESHMHYCEVMLKDMADSRRINSNVCEEEDGEEPGPSSWLSAIILSSEFWPPLKEEKMEMPEIVQRAADAYTRRYEKLKAMRTLSWKPQLGSVTLDVELQDRTVSNVTVSPVHAAIILHFQDKSSWTLEELSAKLSVPKEAVHRKLALWQQHGVLREESGGRYSVIETAASCKDKMECSAVMIDSDDERDSNTATQTQQREEKMRAMLTNLDSMTLERIHSMLRMFVATGPVVPEMDVNELEAFLQRKVREHQLVFSTGVYRLPKTT from the exons atggatgaagttCTGATGGAATCCGCCGAATTTTCTGGCTGTGATGCTCAGCTCGGAGTAGCAGAAGCTTGGGAAAGTGTCACAGCAGCTCTG ATGTCTCCAGGATGCGGGCTGGAAGATCAGAAGCTGTCTGCGTGTCTGGAGGTGCTGTGCGGGCAGGGTGCCGCCCAGCTTCTGGCCAGTTGGCTCCTGGAGGCGCTGCAGATGCGTTTGTCCTCCTCGGTGGTACCGGAGTTCTGGTGCGGACTCAAGCAGGTGGAGAATGAAGTGGAGGAAAGGGGTCGGGTCTGGAGTCTCCTCACCGCTTTCCGGACTCTGCTGGAACGCCTTCAGCCGTTTTTGG TGGGCTTGGAGAGGCTCGGGGCGTGGCAGGATGAGGGCATGGAAGGTCTGTGTGGCCCGGGGCCGCGGGGGCTCCGGGAGCGCGCCTTCACCATCATCAggggcctcctcctcttcccgcCCTCGCAGCTCCTCCAAGAGCGAGTGCTCGACTTCTACAGCAGGACCTTCTCCGTCTACATGAATCGCAAGGGGGACGGGAAGGGCCACACCGAAGGTTCCGAGGGCCCAGAGGGGGGCGCCTGCTGCGGCTGCGGGGTCCCCGCGGAGGACTGCTGGTGTCAGGAGGCTCTCGAACATCTGAAGGAGCTCAGCCACATCCT GTCGAGGGTGGAGCTTCTGGAGTGGGTTAGCTGTGACGCCGTCACGTCCATCCTTCACCGCCTCATCGAGCAGTGGCTGGAGCAGCACTGCCGCGGGGAGTACGAGAGATCCTTCTTGGACGACTTTCAGGAG TGGTTGGAGCTGGTGGTGGGCTGGCTGGGTCAGGTGTTCTCCAGCCAGGAGGTCCTCGACGATCGTCCCGGTTCGGAGCCGGCCGGTCCCGCCGTCCCGGGCTCTTTGGCGTCGGCGGGTTCGGTGCTGAAGCAGTGGAGATGTCACATGCATCAGTTCTTCTGCAGGATCTACGTCAACATGAGGATCGAAGAGCTGTTCAGCATTATCAGAG ATATGTTGTCGCTTTCAGACTTCCCGGAATCCAAAGCTGCAATTGAAGATCTCAAGTTCTGTTTGGAAAGAACCAACCAGCGCCAGCAGCTCCTCACGTCACTCAAGTCCACTTTTGAGAATCGCCTGCTGCACCCTG GTGTCCACACGTCGGACATCCTCACCGTTTACATCTCGGCCATCAAGACCCTCCGAGAACTGGACCCGTCCATGGTGGTTCTGCAGGTCGCTTGCCAGCCCATCAGGAAGTACCTCAG GACGCGGGAAGACACGGTGCGTCAGATCGTGGACGGTCTGACGGGCGACGCGGTGACGGGCTGCACCGACCTGGCGTCCGAGCTTTGCCGAGGCGACCCGGTCACGCTGGAGATGCAGGACAGTGACGAGGAAGGCGGCGACCCCGAGGGCTGGACGCCCGACCCCACTGACGCTGTGGCCG ACAAGTCGGGCTCCAAGCGGCGCTCGTCAGACATCATCAGCCTGCTGGTGAGCATCTACGGCAGCAAGGACATCTTCATCAGCGAGTACCGCGCCGTTCTGGCTGACAGGCTGCTGCATCACAACTACAACACCGCCAG GGAAATTAGGAATGTGGAGCTGCTGAAACTTCGCTTTGGAGAGTCACACATGCACTACTGTGAGGTCATGCTTAAG GACATGGCCGACTCTCGCCGCATCAACAGCAATGTCTGCGAGGAGGAGGACGGGGAGGAGCCCGGGCCGTCGTCGTGGCTGTCGGCCATCATTTTGTCGTCGGAGTTTTGGCCGCCGCTGAAGGAGGAAAAGATGGAGATGCCCGAGATCGTGCAGCGGGCCGCCGACGCCTACACGCGGCGGTACGAGAAACTCAAG GCAATGCGGACTTTGAGCTGGAAGCCTCAGCTCGGCTCGGTCACGCTGGACGTGGAGCTGCAGGACCGCACCGTCAGCAACGTCACCGTGTCGCCCGTGCACGCCGCCATTATCCTGCACTTCCAGGACAAAA GTAGTTGGACTCTGGAGGAGCTCAGCGCCAAGCTGAGCGTGCCAAAGGAGGCGGTGCACAGGAAGTTGGCACTGTGGCAGCAGCACGGCGTCCTGCGCGAGGAAAGCGGCGGGCGCTACTCCGTCATCGAGACGGCGGCGTCGTGCAAGGACAAGATGGAGTGCAGCGCCGTCATGATCGACAGCGACGACGAACGCGACTCCAACACCGCCACGCAGACGCAGCAGAGGGAGGAGAAGATGcgg GCGATGCTGACCAACTTGGACAGCATGACGCTGGAGCGCATCCACTCCATGCTGCGGATGTTCGTGGCCACCGGCCCCGTCGTCCCCGAGATGGACGTCAACGAGCTCGAGGCCTTCCTGCAGCGTAAGGTCCGCGAGCATCAGCTCGTCTTCTCCACCGGCGTCTACAGGTTGCCCAAGACCACCTGA
- the anapc2 gene encoding anaphase-promoting complex subunit 2 isoform X1 gives MDEVLMESAEFSGCDAQLGVAEAWESVTAALMSPGCGLEDQKLSACLEVLCGQGAAQLLASWLLEALQMRLSSSVVPEFWCGLKQVENEVEERGRVWSLLTAFRTLLERLQPFLVGLERLGAWQDEGMEGLCGPGPRGLRERAFTIIRGLLLFPPSQLLQERVLDFYSRTFSVYMNRKGDGKGHTEGSEGPEGGACCGCGVPAEDCWCQEALEHLKELSHILSRVELLEWVSCDAVTSILHRLIEQWLEQHCRGEYERSFLDDFQEWLELVVGWLGQVFSSQEVLDDRPGSEPAGPAVPGSLASAGSVLKQWRCHMHQFFCRIYVNMRIEELFSIIRDMLSLSDFPESKAAIEDLKFCLERTNQRQQLLTSLKSTFENRLLHPGVHTSDILTVYISAIKTLRELDPSMVVLQVACQPIRKYLRTREDTVRQIVDGLTGDAVTGCTDLASELCRGDPVTLEMQDSDEEGGDPEGWTPDPTDAVADKSGSKRRSSDIISLLVSIYGSKDIFISEYRAVLADRLLHHNYNTAREIRNVELLKLRFGESHMHYCEVMLKDMADSRRINSNVCEEEDGEEPGPSSWLSAIILSSEFWPPLKEEKMEMPEIVQRAADAYTRRYEKLKAMRTLSWKPQLGSVTLDVELQDRTVSNVTVSPVHAAIILHFQDKSSWTLEELSAKLSVPKEAVHRKLALWQQHGVLREESGGRYSVIETAASCKDKMECSAVMIDSDDERDSNTATQTQQREEKMRLFWAYVQAMLTNLDSMTLERIHSMLRMFVATGPVVPEMDVNELEAFLQRKVREHQLVFSTGVYRLPKTT, from the exons atggatgaagttCTGATGGAATCCGCCGAATTTTCTGGCTGTGATGCTCAGCTCGGAGTAGCAGAAGCTTGGGAAAGTGTCACAGCAGCTCTG ATGTCTCCAGGATGCGGGCTGGAAGATCAGAAGCTGTCTGCGTGTCTGGAGGTGCTGTGCGGGCAGGGTGCCGCCCAGCTTCTGGCCAGTTGGCTCCTGGAGGCGCTGCAGATGCGTTTGTCCTCCTCGGTGGTACCGGAGTTCTGGTGCGGACTCAAGCAGGTGGAGAATGAAGTGGAGGAAAGGGGTCGGGTCTGGAGTCTCCTCACCGCTTTCCGGACTCTGCTGGAACGCCTTCAGCCGTTTTTGG TGGGCTTGGAGAGGCTCGGGGCGTGGCAGGATGAGGGCATGGAAGGTCTGTGTGGCCCGGGGCCGCGGGGGCTCCGGGAGCGCGCCTTCACCATCATCAggggcctcctcctcttcccgcCCTCGCAGCTCCTCCAAGAGCGAGTGCTCGACTTCTACAGCAGGACCTTCTCCGTCTACATGAATCGCAAGGGGGACGGGAAGGGCCACACCGAAGGTTCCGAGGGCCCAGAGGGGGGCGCCTGCTGCGGCTGCGGGGTCCCCGCGGAGGACTGCTGGTGTCAGGAGGCTCTCGAACATCTGAAGGAGCTCAGCCACATCCT GTCGAGGGTGGAGCTTCTGGAGTGGGTTAGCTGTGACGCCGTCACGTCCATCCTTCACCGCCTCATCGAGCAGTGGCTGGAGCAGCACTGCCGCGGGGAGTACGAGAGATCCTTCTTGGACGACTTTCAGGAG TGGTTGGAGCTGGTGGTGGGCTGGCTGGGTCAGGTGTTCTCCAGCCAGGAGGTCCTCGACGATCGTCCCGGTTCGGAGCCGGCCGGTCCCGCCGTCCCGGGCTCTTTGGCGTCGGCGGGTTCGGTGCTGAAGCAGTGGAGATGTCACATGCATCAGTTCTTCTGCAGGATCTACGTCAACATGAGGATCGAAGAGCTGTTCAGCATTATCAGAG ATATGTTGTCGCTTTCAGACTTCCCGGAATCCAAAGCTGCAATTGAAGATCTCAAGTTCTGTTTGGAAAGAACCAACCAGCGCCAGCAGCTCCTCACGTCACTCAAGTCCACTTTTGAGAATCGCCTGCTGCACCCTG GTGTCCACACGTCGGACATCCTCACCGTTTACATCTCGGCCATCAAGACCCTCCGAGAACTGGACCCGTCCATGGTGGTTCTGCAGGTCGCTTGCCAGCCCATCAGGAAGTACCTCAG GACGCGGGAAGACACGGTGCGTCAGATCGTGGACGGTCTGACGGGCGACGCGGTGACGGGCTGCACCGACCTGGCGTCCGAGCTTTGCCGAGGCGACCCGGTCACGCTGGAGATGCAGGACAGTGACGAGGAAGGCGGCGACCCCGAGGGCTGGACGCCCGACCCCACTGACGCTGTGGCCG ACAAGTCGGGCTCCAAGCGGCGCTCGTCAGACATCATCAGCCTGCTGGTGAGCATCTACGGCAGCAAGGACATCTTCATCAGCGAGTACCGCGCCGTTCTGGCTGACAGGCTGCTGCATCACAACTACAACACCGCCAG GGAAATTAGGAATGTGGAGCTGCTGAAACTTCGCTTTGGAGAGTCACACATGCACTACTGTGAGGTCATGCTTAAG GACATGGCCGACTCTCGCCGCATCAACAGCAATGTCTGCGAGGAGGAGGACGGGGAGGAGCCCGGGCCGTCGTCGTGGCTGTCGGCCATCATTTTGTCGTCGGAGTTTTGGCCGCCGCTGAAGGAGGAAAAGATGGAGATGCCCGAGATCGTGCAGCGGGCCGCCGACGCCTACACGCGGCGGTACGAGAAACTCAAG GCAATGCGGACTTTGAGCTGGAAGCCTCAGCTCGGCTCGGTCACGCTGGACGTGGAGCTGCAGGACCGCACCGTCAGCAACGTCACCGTGTCGCCCGTGCACGCCGCCATTATCCTGCACTTCCAGGACAAAA GTAGTTGGACTCTGGAGGAGCTCAGCGCCAAGCTGAGCGTGCCAAAGGAGGCGGTGCACAGGAAGTTGGCACTGTGGCAGCAGCACGGCGTCCTGCGCGAGGAAAGCGGCGGGCGCTACTCCGTCATCGAGACGGCGGCGTCGTGCAAGGACAAGATGGAGTGCAGCGCCGTCATGATCGACAGCGACGACGAACGCGACTCCAACACCGCCACGCAGACGCAGCAGAGGGAGGAGAAGATGcgg CTGTTCTGGGCGTACGTGCAGGCGATGCTGACCAACTTGGACAGCATGACGCTGGAGCGCATCCACTCCATGCTGCGGATGTTCGTGGCCACCGGCCCCGTCGTCCCCGAGATGGACGTCAACGAGCTCGAGGCCTTCCTGCAGCGTAAGGTCCGCGAGCATCAGCTCGTCTTCTCCACCGGCGTCTACAGGTTGCCCAAGACCACCTGA
- the anapc2 gene encoding anaphase-promoting complex subunit 2 isoform X2, whose amino-acid sequence MDEVLMESAEFSGCDAQLGVAEAWESVTAALMSPGCGLEDQKLSACLEVLCGQGAAQLLASWLLEALQMRLSSSVVPEFWCGLKQVENEVEERGRVWSLLTAFRTLLERLQPFLVGLERLGAWQDEGMEGLCGPGPRGLRERAFTIIRGLLLFPPSQLLQERVLDFYSRTFSVYMNRKGDGKGHTEGSEGPEGGACCGCGVPAEDCWCQEALEHLKELSHILSRVELLEWVSCDAVTSILHRLIEQWLEQHCRGEYERSFLDDFQEWLELVVGWLGQVFSSQEVLDDRPGSEPAGPAVPGSLASAGSVLKQWRCHMHQFFCRIYVNMRIEELFSIIRDFPESKAAIEDLKFCLERTNQRQQLLTSLKSTFENRLLHPGVHTSDILTVYISAIKTLRELDPSMVVLQVACQPIRKYLRTREDTVRQIVDGLTGDAVTGCTDLASELCRGDPVTLEMQDSDEEGGDPEGWTPDPTDAVADKSGSKRRSSDIISLLVSIYGSKDIFISEYRAVLADRLLHHNYNTAREIRNVELLKLRFGESHMHYCEVMLKDMADSRRINSNVCEEEDGEEPGPSSWLSAIILSSEFWPPLKEEKMEMPEIVQRAADAYTRRYEKLKAMRTLSWKPQLGSVTLDVELQDRTVSNVTVSPVHAAIILHFQDKSSWTLEELSAKLSVPKEAVHRKLALWQQHGVLREESGGRYSVIETAASCKDKMECSAVMIDSDDERDSNTATQTQQREEKMRLFWAYVQAMLTNLDSMTLERIHSMLRMFVATGPVVPEMDVNELEAFLQRKVREHQLVFSTGVYRLPKTT is encoded by the exons atggatgaagttCTGATGGAATCCGCCGAATTTTCTGGCTGTGATGCTCAGCTCGGAGTAGCAGAAGCTTGGGAAAGTGTCACAGCAGCTCTG ATGTCTCCAGGATGCGGGCTGGAAGATCAGAAGCTGTCTGCGTGTCTGGAGGTGCTGTGCGGGCAGGGTGCCGCCCAGCTTCTGGCCAGTTGGCTCCTGGAGGCGCTGCAGATGCGTTTGTCCTCCTCGGTGGTACCGGAGTTCTGGTGCGGACTCAAGCAGGTGGAGAATGAAGTGGAGGAAAGGGGTCGGGTCTGGAGTCTCCTCACCGCTTTCCGGACTCTGCTGGAACGCCTTCAGCCGTTTTTGG TGGGCTTGGAGAGGCTCGGGGCGTGGCAGGATGAGGGCATGGAAGGTCTGTGTGGCCCGGGGCCGCGGGGGCTCCGGGAGCGCGCCTTCACCATCATCAggggcctcctcctcttcccgcCCTCGCAGCTCCTCCAAGAGCGAGTGCTCGACTTCTACAGCAGGACCTTCTCCGTCTACATGAATCGCAAGGGGGACGGGAAGGGCCACACCGAAGGTTCCGAGGGCCCAGAGGGGGGCGCCTGCTGCGGCTGCGGGGTCCCCGCGGAGGACTGCTGGTGTCAGGAGGCTCTCGAACATCTGAAGGAGCTCAGCCACATCCT GTCGAGGGTGGAGCTTCTGGAGTGGGTTAGCTGTGACGCCGTCACGTCCATCCTTCACCGCCTCATCGAGCAGTGGCTGGAGCAGCACTGCCGCGGGGAGTACGAGAGATCCTTCTTGGACGACTTTCAGGAG TGGTTGGAGCTGGTGGTGGGCTGGCTGGGTCAGGTGTTCTCCAGCCAGGAGGTCCTCGACGATCGTCCCGGTTCGGAGCCGGCCGGTCCCGCCGTCCCGGGCTCTTTGGCGTCGGCGGGTTCGGTGCTGAAGCAGTGGAGATGTCACATGCATCAGTTCTTCTGCAGGATCTACGTCAACATGAGGATCGAAGAGCTGTTCAGCATTATCAGAG ACTTCCCGGAATCCAAAGCTGCAATTGAAGATCTCAAGTTCTGTTTGGAAAGAACCAACCAGCGCCAGCAGCTCCTCACGTCACTCAAGTCCACTTTTGAGAATCGCCTGCTGCACCCTG GTGTCCACACGTCGGACATCCTCACCGTTTACATCTCGGCCATCAAGACCCTCCGAGAACTGGACCCGTCCATGGTGGTTCTGCAGGTCGCTTGCCAGCCCATCAGGAAGTACCTCAG GACGCGGGAAGACACGGTGCGTCAGATCGTGGACGGTCTGACGGGCGACGCGGTGACGGGCTGCACCGACCTGGCGTCCGAGCTTTGCCGAGGCGACCCGGTCACGCTGGAGATGCAGGACAGTGACGAGGAAGGCGGCGACCCCGAGGGCTGGACGCCCGACCCCACTGACGCTGTGGCCG ACAAGTCGGGCTCCAAGCGGCGCTCGTCAGACATCATCAGCCTGCTGGTGAGCATCTACGGCAGCAAGGACATCTTCATCAGCGAGTACCGCGCCGTTCTGGCTGACAGGCTGCTGCATCACAACTACAACACCGCCAG GGAAATTAGGAATGTGGAGCTGCTGAAACTTCGCTTTGGAGAGTCACACATGCACTACTGTGAGGTCATGCTTAAG GACATGGCCGACTCTCGCCGCATCAACAGCAATGTCTGCGAGGAGGAGGACGGGGAGGAGCCCGGGCCGTCGTCGTGGCTGTCGGCCATCATTTTGTCGTCGGAGTTTTGGCCGCCGCTGAAGGAGGAAAAGATGGAGATGCCCGAGATCGTGCAGCGGGCCGCCGACGCCTACACGCGGCGGTACGAGAAACTCAAG GCAATGCGGACTTTGAGCTGGAAGCCTCAGCTCGGCTCGGTCACGCTGGACGTGGAGCTGCAGGACCGCACCGTCAGCAACGTCACCGTGTCGCCCGTGCACGCCGCCATTATCCTGCACTTCCAGGACAAAA GTAGTTGGACTCTGGAGGAGCTCAGCGCCAAGCTGAGCGTGCCAAAGGAGGCGGTGCACAGGAAGTTGGCACTGTGGCAGCAGCACGGCGTCCTGCGCGAGGAAAGCGGCGGGCGCTACTCCGTCATCGAGACGGCGGCGTCGTGCAAGGACAAGATGGAGTGCAGCGCCGTCATGATCGACAGCGACGACGAACGCGACTCCAACACCGCCACGCAGACGCAGCAGAGGGAGGAGAAGATGcgg CTGTTCTGGGCGTACGTGCAGGCGATGCTGACCAACTTGGACAGCATGACGCTGGAGCGCATCCACTCCATGCTGCGGATGTTCGTGGCCACCGGCCCCGTCGTCCCCGAGATGGACGTCAACGAGCTCGAGGCCTTCCTGCAGCGTAAGGTCCGCGAGCATCAGCTCGTCTTCTCCACCGGCGTCTACAGGTTGCCCAAGACCACCTGA